Proteins found in one Physeter macrocephalus isolate SW-GA chromosome 17, ASM283717v5, whole genome shotgun sequence genomic segment:
- the RIPOR1 gene encoding rho family-interacting cell polarization regulator 1 isoform X7 → MNSKKRGSPARTHSMMSLSVRPQRRLLSARVNRSQSFAGVLGSQERGPRSFPAFSPPGPPRKPPALSRVSKMFSVAHPAPKVPQPERLDLVYTALKRGLTAYLEVHQQEQEKLQRQIRESKRNSRLGFLYDLDKQVKSIERFLRRLEFHASKIDELYEAYCVQRRLRDGAYNMVRAYSTGSPGSREARDSLAEATRGHREYTESMCLLESELEAQLGEFHLRMKGLAGFARLCVGDQYEICMKYGRQRWKLRGRIEGSGKQVWDSEETVFLPLLTEFLSIKVTELKGLANHVVVGSVSCETKDLFAALPQVVAVDINDLGTIKLSLEVTWSPFDKDDQPSAASTVNKASTVTKRFSTYSQSPPDTPSLREQAFYNMLRRQEELENGTAWSLSSESSDDSSSPQLSGTARHSSAPRPLVQQPEPLPIQVAFRRAETSTSGTVDEEGAMAPALANGHAPYSRTLSHISEASVDAALAEASVEAAGLESLVRGPSPPAHPDPTHGEHPSPVPSALDPGHSATSPTLSTTGPAHTSTDPARSAHLDSVSKTINSSSPELPDPTHITTSSTSNAVSPTHSTASLTQTTTGSTHKTMVSTVTITGPTPSTTGPVQTTTSPTHKPMLSTLTPATPAPNTTDPVQTTTGLSHTVTNLTHTVTGPSNKHMISTVSTAGATPSTTDPAQTTTGPTHTTTSPTHTTASPTHTTISPTHTATSPTHTIISPAHTIISPTHTTASSTHTTTSSTHTTANPTHTARISTHTATPNAKDPVQITRSPTHSVTSPTLITVSPSTFLDLATLSNPSANTDPPLPGIDPLSCSYPASTSCTQADPIALSTSHPTPTCSSWEPLTSPSPKLPEAIRQSPSPPPSPLAPVPQHSDPRVAKAAQAPVPGAAGGAGDRKLEEALGALMAALDDYRGQFPELQGLEQEVTRLESLLMQRQGLTRSRASSLSITVEHALESFSFLNEDEDNDSSGDSASGHLPPHPCSVCLLHQSPPAPEPPVPPLFLGLTLNLPYERAFTVPPHASCAPQHQPPLSGPQLSQRPWPLGSLSQSGLCRFPIEGHAQPLLPPLLPRLRPRALRP, encoded by the exons ATGAACTCCAAGAAGAGAG GGAGCCCTGCGCGGACTCATTCCATGATGTCCCTGTCGGTGCGGCCGCAGCGCCGCCTGCTCAGCGCCCGGGTCAATAGGAGCCAGTCCTTCGCAGGCGTCCTCGGCAGCCAGGAGCGGGGGCCCAG GAGCTTCCCAGCCTTCAGTCCCCCGGGGCCCCCACGGAAGCCCCCAGCGCTCTCCCGAGTGTCCAAGATGTTTTCAGTGGCGCACCCGGCCCCCAAGGTCCCGCAGCCTGAGCGGCTGGACCTGGTGTACACGGCGCTCAAGCGAGGCCTGAC GGCCTATTTGGAAGTGCACCAGCAGGAGCAGGAGAAACTCCAAAGACAGATAAGGGAGTCCAAGAGGAATTCCCGCCTG GGCTTCCTGTATGACTTGGACAAG CAAGTCAAGTCCATTGAACGCTTCCTACGACGGCTGGAGTTCCATGCCAGCAAG ATCGACGAGCTGTATGAGGCATACTGTGTCCAGCGGCGTCTCCGGGATGGCGCCTACAACATGGTCCGTGCCTACAGCACCGGCTCCCCAGGGAGCCGTGAGGCCCGGGACAGCCTGGCCGAGGCTACTCGGGGGCATCGGGAGTACACAGAG AGCATGTGCCTGCTGGAGAGCGAGCTGGAAGCACAGCTGGGCGAGTTCCATCTCCGGATGAAAG GGCTGGCCGGCTTCGCCAGGCTATGTGTGGGCGATCAGTATGAG ATCTGCATGAAATATGGGCGTCAGCGCTGGAAACTACGGGGCCGCATAGAGGGTAGTGGAAAGCAGGTGTGGGACAGTGAGGAAACcgtctttcttcctctgctcacGGAGTTCCTGTCCATCAAG GTGACAGAACTGAAGGGCCTGGCCAACCATGTGGTTGTAGGCAGCGTCTCCTGTGAGACCAAGGATCTGTTCGCCGCCCTGCCCCAGGTTGTAGCTGTGGACATTAATGACCTTGGCACCATCAAGCTCAGCCTGGAAGTCACGTGGAG TCCCTTCGACAAGGATGACCAGCCCTCAGCCGCTTCTACTGTCAACAAGGCCTCCACAGTCACCAAGCGCTTCTCCACCTACAGCCAGAGCCCACCAGACACGCCCTCACTTCGGGAACAGGCCTTCTAT aATATGCTGAGGCggcaggaggagctggagaaTGGGACAGCGTGGTCCCTGTCATCCGAATCTTCCGATGACTCCTCTAGCCCACAGCTCTCAGGCACTGCACGCCACTCCTCAGCCCCCAGGCCCCTGGTGCAGCAGCCTGAGCCTCTGCCCATCCAGGTTGCCTTCCGTAGGGCTGAGACCTCCACTTCTGGGACCGTGGATGAGGAGGGGGCCatggccccagccctggccaatGGGCATGCCCCCTACAGCCGGACTCTGAGCCATATCAGTGAGGCCAGTGTGGATGCTGCCCTGGCTGAGGCTTCAGTGGAGGCTGCAGGCCTAGAAAGTCTAGTCCGGGGACCCAGCCCACCTGCACATCCAGATCCCACACATGGGGAGCACCCTAGTCCTGTCCCTTCTGCCCTGGACCCTGGCCATTCTGCCACAAGCCCCACTCTCAGTACAACAGGCCCCGCCCACACATCTACAGACCCTGCCCGCTCTGCACACCTAGACTCAGTTAGCAAGACCATAAATTCTAGCTCTCCTGAATTGCCAGACCCCACCCACATCACTACAAGCTCCACCTCTAATGCTGTAAGCCCTACCCATAGTACTGCAAGCCTTACTCAAACTACCACAGGTTCTACCCACAAGACTATGGTCTCTACCGTCACTATTACAGGCCCTACCCCCAGTACCACAGGGCCAGTCCAGACCACCACAAGTCCCACCCACAAGCCAATGCTTTCTACCCTCACTCCTGCAACTCCTGCCCCCAATACTACAGACCCAGTCCAGACCACCACAGGCCTCAGCCACACTGTCACAAACCTGACACACACCGTCACAGGCCCCTCCAACAAGCACATGATCTCTACCGTCTCTACTGCAGGCGCTACCCCCAGTACCACAGACCCAGCCCAGACTACCACAGGCCCCACCCACACTACCACTAGCCCCACCCACACTACTGCAAGCCCTACCCATACCACCATAAGCCCCACCCACACTGCTACAAGCCCTACCCATACCATAATAAGCCCTGCCCATACCATAATAAGCCCCACCCACACTACTGCAAGCTCTACCCACACCACCACAAGCAGCACCCACACTACTGCAAACCCTACTCACACAGCCAGGATTTCAACTCACACCGCTACACCCAATGCTAAAGACCCAGTCCAGATCACCAGGAGTCCTACCCATTCTGTCACAAGTCCCACCCTTATAACTGTAAGCCCTTCCACTTTCCTAGACCTTGCCACGCTCTCCAACCCCTCTGCAAACACAGACCCTCCCCTCCCAGGCATCGATCCCCTGTCCTGTAGCTACCCAGCCTCCACTTCCTGCACTCAGGCAGACCCCATAGCCCTCAGCACCTCCCACCCAACTCCTACCTGTTCCAGTTGGGAACCCCTCACAAGCCCTTCCCCAAAACTCCCAGAAGCCATCCGTCAGAGCCCAagtccccctccctcacccctagCCCCTGTGCCCCAGCATTCAGACCCTAGAGTGGCCAAGGCTGCCCAGGCCCCAGTTCCAGGGGCAGCTGGAGGTGCTGGGGACAGGAAACTGGAAGAGGCACTGGGGGCCCTAATGGCTGCCCTGGATGACTATCGTGGCCAGTTTCCTGAGCTGCAGGGCCTGGAGCAGGAGGTGACCCGGCTGGAAAGTCTGCTTATG CAGAGACAAGGCCTGACTCGCAGCCGGGCCTCCAGTCTTAGCATCACCGTGGAGCATGCCCTGGagagcttcagcttcctcaatGAAGATGAAGACAATGACAGTTCTGGGGACAG TGCTTCTGGTCACCTTCCTCCTCATCCCTGCAGTGTCTGCCTCCTCCATCAGTCCCCACCAGCTCCTGAGCCTCCagttcctcctctcttccttggCCTCACCTTGAACCTACCCTATGAACGAGCCTTTACTGTTCCTCCCCATGCATCCTGTGCCCCCCAGCATCAACCCCCTCTTTCTGGACCCCAGCTTTCCCAGAGACCCTGGCCCCTTGGCTCTTTGTCCCAGAGTGGCCTTTGCCGATTCCCAATTGAAGGTCatgcccagcccctcctccctccactgcTGCCTAGGTTACGGCCCCGTGCCCTGCGCCCCTGA
- the RIPOR1 gene encoding rho family-interacting cell polarization regulator 1 isoform X8 translates to MNSKKRGSPARTHSMMSLSVRPQRRLLSARVNRSQSFAGVLGSQERGPRSFPAFSPPGPPRKPPALSRVSKMFSVAHPAPKVPQPERLDLVYTALKRGLTAYLEVHQQEQEKLQRQIRESKRNSRLGFLYDLDKQVKSIERFLRRLEFHASKIDELYEAYCVQRRLRDGAYNMVRAYSTGSPGSREARDSLAEATRGHREYTESMCLLESELEAQLGEFHLRMKGLAGFARLCVGDQYEICMKYGRQRWKLRGRIEGSGKQVWDSEETVFLPLLTEFLSIKVTELKGLANHVVVGSVSCETKDLFAALPQVVAVDINDLGTIKLSLEVTWSPFDKDDQPSAASTVNKASTVTKRFSTYSQSPPDTPSLREQAFYNMLRRQEELENGTAWSLSSESSDDSSSPQLSGTARHSSAPRPLVQQPEPLPIQVAFRRAETSTSGTVDEEGAMAPALANGHAPYSRTLSHISEASVDAALAEASVEAAGLESLVRGPSPPAHPDPTHGEHPSPVPSALDPGHSATSPTLSTTGPAHTSTDPARSAHLDSVSKTINSSSPELPDPTHITTSSTSNAVSPTHSTASLTQTTTGSTHKTMVSTVTITGPTPSTTGPVQTTTSPTHKPMLSTLTPATPAPNTTDPVQTTTGLSHTVTNLTHTVTGPSNKHMISTVSTAGATPSTTDPAQTTTGPTHTTTSPTHTTASPTHTTISPTHTATSPTHTIISPAHTIISPTHTTASSTHTTTSSTHTTANPTHTARISTHTATPNAKDPVQITRSPTHSVTSPTLITVSPSTFLDLATLSNPSANTDPPLPGIDPLSCSYPASTSCTQADPIALSTSHPTPTCSSWEPLTSPSPKLPEAIRQSPSPPPSPLAPVPQHSDPRVAKAAQAPVPGAAGGAGDRKLEEALGALMAALDDYRGQFPELQGLEQEVTRLESLLMRQGLTRSRASSLSITVEHALESFSFLNEDEDNDSSGDSASGHLPPHPCSVCLLHQSPPAPEPPVPPLFLGLTLNLPYERAFTVPPHASCAPQHQPPLSGPQLSQRPWPLGSLSQSGLCRFPIEGHAQPLLPPLLPRLRPRALRP, encoded by the exons ATGAACTCCAAGAAGAGAG GGAGCCCTGCGCGGACTCATTCCATGATGTCCCTGTCGGTGCGGCCGCAGCGCCGCCTGCTCAGCGCCCGGGTCAATAGGAGCCAGTCCTTCGCAGGCGTCCTCGGCAGCCAGGAGCGGGGGCCCAG GAGCTTCCCAGCCTTCAGTCCCCCGGGGCCCCCACGGAAGCCCCCAGCGCTCTCCCGAGTGTCCAAGATGTTTTCAGTGGCGCACCCGGCCCCCAAGGTCCCGCAGCCTGAGCGGCTGGACCTGGTGTACACGGCGCTCAAGCGAGGCCTGAC GGCCTATTTGGAAGTGCACCAGCAGGAGCAGGAGAAACTCCAAAGACAGATAAGGGAGTCCAAGAGGAATTCCCGCCTG GGCTTCCTGTATGACTTGGACAAG CAAGTCAAGTCCATTGAACGCTTCCTACGACGGCTGGAGTTCCATGCCAGCAAG ATCGACGAGCTGTATGAGGCATACTGTGTCCAGCGGCGTCTCCGGGATGGCGCCTACAACATGGTCCGTGCCTACAGCACCGGCTCCCCAGGGAGCCGTGAGGCCCGGGACAGCCTGGCCGAGGCTACTCGGGGGCATCGGGAGTACACAGAG AGCATGTGCCTGCTGGAGAGCGAGCTGGAAGCACAGCTGGGCGAGTTCCATCTCCGGATGAAAG GGCTGGCCGGCTTCGCCAGGCTATGTGTGGGCGATCAGTATGAG ATCTGCATGAAATATGGGCGTCAGCGCTGGAAACTACGGGGCCGCATAGAGGGTAGTGGAAAGCAGGTGTGGGACAGTGAGGAAACcgtctttcttcctctgctcacGGAGTTCCTGTCCATCAAG GTGACAGAACTGAAGGGCCTGGCCAACCATGTGGTTGTAGGCAGCGTCTCCTGTGAGACCAAGGATCTGTTCGCCGCCCTGCCCCAGGTTGTAGCTGTGGACATTAATGACCTTGGCACCATCAAGCTCAGCCTGGAAGTCACGTGGAG TCCCTTCGACAAGGATGACCAGCCCTCAGCCGCTTCTACTGTCAACAAGGCCTCCACAGTCACCAAGCGCTTCTCCACCTACAGCCAGAGCCCACCAGACACGCCCTCACTTCGGGAACAGGCCTTCTAT aATATGCTGAGGCggcaggaggagctggagaaTGGGACAGCGTGGTCCCTGTCATCCGAATCTTCCGATGACTCCTCTAGCCCACAGCTCTCAGGCACTGCACGCCACTCCTCAGCCCCCAGGCCCCTGGTGCAGCAGCCTGAGCCTCTGCCCATCCAGGTTGCCTTCCGTAGGGCTGAGACCTCCACTTCTGGGACCGTGGATGAGGAGGGGGCCatggccccagccctggccaatGGGCATGCCCCCTACAGCCGGACTCTGAGCCATATCAGTGAGGCCAGTGTGGATGCTGCCCTGGCTGAGGCTTCAGTGGAGGCTGCAGGCCTAGAAAGTCTAGTCCGGGGACCCAGCCCACCTGCACATCCAGATCCCACACATGGGGAGCACCCTAGTCCTGTCCCTTCTGCCCTGGACCCTGGCCATTCTGCCACAAGCCCCACTCTCAGTACAACAGGCCCCGCCCACACATCTACAGACCCTGCCCGCTCTGCACACCTAGACTCAGTTAGCAAGACCATAAATTCTAGCTCTCCTGAATTGCCAGACCCCACCCACATCACTACAAGCTCCACCTCTAATGCTGTAAGCCCTACCCATAGTACTGCAAGCCTTACTCAAACTACCACAGGTTCTACCCACAAGACTATGGTCTCTACCGTCACTATTACAGGCCCTACCCCCAGTACCACAGGGCCAGTCCAGACCACCACAAGTCCCACCCACAAGCCAATGCTTTCTACCCTCACTCCTGCAACTCCTGCCCCCAATACTACAGACCCAGTCCAGACCACCACAGGCCTCAGCCACACTGTCACAAACCTGACACACACCGTCACAGGCCCCTCCAACAAGCACATGATCTCTACCGTCTCTACTGCAGGCGCTACCCCCAGTACCACAGACCCAGCCCAGACTACCACAGGCCCCACCCACACTACCACTAGCCCCACCCACACTACTGCAAGCCCTACCCATACCACCATAAGCCCCACCCACACTGCTACAAGCCCTACCCATACCATAATAAGCCCTGCCCATACCATAATAAGCCCCACCCACACTACTGCAAGCTCTACCCACACCACCACAAGCAGCACCCACACTACTGCAAACCCTACTCACACAGCCAGGATTTCAACTCACACCGCTACACCCAATGCTAAAGACCCAGTCCAGATCACCAGGAGTCCTACCCATTCTGTCACAAGTCCCACCCTTATAACTGTAAGCCCTTCCACTTTCCTAGACCTTGCCACGCTCTCCAACCCCTCTGCAAACACAGACCCTCCCCTCCCAGGCATCGATCCCCTGTCCTGTAGCTACCCAGCCTCCACTTCCTGCACTCAGGCAGACCCCATAGCCCTCAGCACCTCCCACCCAACTCCTACCTGTTCCAGTTGGGAACCCCTCACAAGCCCTTCCCCAAAACTCCCAGAAGCCATCCGTCAGAGCCCAagtccccctccctcacccctagCCCCTGTGCCCCAGCATTCAGACCCTAGAGTGGCCAAGGCTGCCCAGGCCCCAGTTCCAGGGGCAGCTGGAGGTGCTGGGGACAGGAAACTGGAAGAGGCACTGGGGGCCCTAATGGCTGCCCTGGATGACTATCGTGGCCAGTTTCCTGAGCTGCAGGGCCTGGAGCAGGAGGTGACCCGGCTGGAAAGTCTGCTTATG AGACAAGGCCTGACTCGCAGCCGGGCCTCCAGTCTTAGCATCACCGTGGAGCATGCCCTGGagagcttcagcttcctcaatGAAGATGAAGACAATGACAGTTCTGGGGACAG TGCTTCTGGTCACCTTCCTCCTCATCCCTGCAGTGTCTGCCTCCTCCATCAGTCCCCACCAGCTCCTGAGCCTCCagttcctcctctcttccttggCCTCACCTTGAACCTACCCTATGAACGAGCCTTTACTGTTCCTCCCCATGCATCCTGTGCCCCCCAGCATCAACCCCCTCTTTCTGGACCCCAGCTTTCCCAGAGACCCTGGCCCCTTGGCTCTTTGTCCCAGAGTGGCCTTTGCCGATTCCCAATTGAAGGTCatgcccagcccctcctccctccactgcTGCCTAGGTTACGGCCCCGTGCCCTGCGCCCCTGA